A genomic stretch from Petrimonas mucosa includes:
- a CDS encoding RagB/SusD family nutrient uptake outer membrane protein, which yields MKNKLISVILMLVFISCENFLDVVPDNIATIENAFTMRNTAEKYLFTCYSYIPKNGDYIYDPAFMCADEVWGLQQSWQAPQIVRGFQNVVNPLFNPWSGLTASPALYMAIRDCNIFLENIAKVPDLEEYERDRWIAEVKFLKAYYHFYLMRMYGPIPIVRDNLPISVSIEGAKVKRDHFDDCINYVVELLDEAVVNLPPRIEAEATELGRITQPIALALKARVLIMAASPLFNGNADYLNFKNKDGSPLFSATYEAEKWKIAAEAAMAAINAAHESGHKLYFFKEYNPLGKSLSDQTNYKLNLRYAITSKWNPEIIWGNPNNLTNENQKQAQARLDGSTIGLASTGSTLAPTLKLAETFYTKNGVPIDEDITWDYAGRYTLKKATANDKYYIKEGYETVQLHFDRESRFYASLGFDGSIWYGQGKLSEDDSWHVEAKLGQYSGRIQSGQYSQTGYWAKKLVNPDNVYSSTVNYSIVSYPFPEIRLADLYLLYAEAMNEYYGPSNEVYDYINLVRERAGLGSVQDSWELFSVNSKKYTTKEGLREIIHQERGIELAFEGQRYWDLMRWKKGISELNYIVQGWSITESDAVNYYKVNNLFKRTFKLKDYLWPIRELDLIVNKNLVQNPGW from the coding sequence ATGAAAAATAAACTAATATCTGTTATATTAATGCTCGTATTTATATCTTGCGAGAATTTTCTTGATGTAGTTCCCGATAATATTGCAACAATAGAAAATGCATTCACAATGCGAAATACAGCTGAGAAATACCTCTTTACATGTTATTCTTATATTCCAAAAAATGGTGATTATATATATGATCCAGCATTTATGTGTGCCGATGAAGTATGGGGATTGCAGCAATCATGGCAGGCTCCCCAAATAGTGAGAGGTTTTCAGAATGTTGTTAATCCATTATTCAATCCATGGTCAGGATTAACAGCATCACCAGCTTTGTATATGGCAATAAGAGATTGCAATATATTTCTTGAAAATATTGCCAAAGTTCCAGATTTAGAGGAGTATGAACGTGATAGGTGGATCGCAGAAGTGAAGTTCCTGAAAGCCTATTATCATTTTTATTTAATGAGAATGTATGGACCTATTCCCATTGTAAGAGATAATCTGCCAATATCCGTCAGTATTGAAGGTGCAAAAGTAAAACGTGATCATTTTGATGACTGTATTAATTATGTTGTTGAGTTACTAGATGAAGCAGTTGTTAATCTACCACCAAGAATTGAAGCGGAAGCAACAGAATTAGGAAGAATAACTCAACCCATTGCTTTAGCGCTCAAAGCAAGAGTACTCATAATGGCTGCGAGTCCTCTTTTTAATGGTAATGCCGATTATTTGAACTTCAAGAATAAGGATGGATCTCCATTATTTAGTGCTACTTATGAGGCAGAGAAATGGAAGATTGCAGCTGAAGCTGCTATGGCTGCTATAAATGCTGCTCATGAAAGTGGTCATAAGCTATATTTCTTTAAAGAATACAATCCTTTGGGAAAGTCATTGTCTGATCAAACAAATTATAAATTGAATCTTAGATATGCAATAACTTCCAAATGGAATCCTGAGATTATCTGGGGAAACCCTAATAATTTAACAAATGAGAATCAAAAACAGGCACAAGCCAGACTGGATGGTAGTACGATAGGTTTAGCCTCAACGGGATCCACGTTGGCTCCAACTTTAAAACTTGCTGAAACTTTTTACACCAAGAATGGTGTACCGATTGATGAAGATATAACATGGGATTATGCGGGACGTTATACACTTAAAAAAGCTACTGCCAATGATAAATACTATATTAAGGAAGGTTACGAGACCGTTCAGTTGCATTTTGACAGGGAGTCAAGATTTTATGCCAGTTTAGGTTTTGATGGTTCTATCTGGTACGGACAAGGTAAACTGTCAGAAGATGATAGTTGGCATGTAGAAGCTAAATTGGGACAATATTCAGGTCGTATTCAATCTGGTCAATACAGTCAAACAGGTTACTGGGCTAAAAAGCTTGTGAATCCCGACAATGTATATTCATCAACAGTAAACTATAGTATTGTTAGTTATCCCTTTCCTGAGATTAGATTGGCTGATTTGTACCTGCTATACGCCGAAGCAATGAATGAATATTACGGCCCCAGTAATGAGGTGTATGATTATATCAATCTTGTACGAGAGAGGGCAGGTCTAGGTTCAGTACAAGATTCCTGGGAATTATTTTCGGTTAATAGCAAAAAATACACTACGAAAGAAGGACTTAGAGAGATTATTCATCAGGAAAGAGGTATTGAACTAGCCTTTGAAGGTCAAAGATATTGGGATTTGATGAGATGGAAAAAGGGAATTAGTGAATTAAATTACATAGTTCAAGGTTGGAGCATTACTGAATCTGACGCCGTAAATTATTACAAGGTAAATAATTTGTTTAAAAGGACATTCAAACTGAAAGATTATTTATGGCCAATTAGAGAATTAGATTTAATTGTGAATAAAAATCTGGTACAAAATCCAGGATGGTAA
- a CDS encoding DUF4998 domain-containing protein — translation MRNIEYYIIAFLSVITFLRCKDMNSTYLEYLEGGEIIYVSKADSLVARSGLNSVTLSWIPGVDNKAVYAKIYWNNREDSMEYNIPPNLDRINVSIALPEGAYSFEVFTFDALGNKSIAATAEGSSYGDYYMSTLTDRVIERSSYRVIHWGEPYNNMAGVEVVYKDFDGKLKKLFVKNTESYTIIPDYKYYSEIQYRTFYFPDENSVDTFFTDFKTVTLDSIVDSSWFLRWNNEFFPYKQFGTYPIERMWDGNTNADFGYVWEDAVLPASITFDIGQLAILKKMRLFSHYNPSFLYKYGHLKHFQVWGSQNPNASSAFEDWIFLGEFNSHRPSGLADNIAPTPEDLAYASQGEYFNLNQTNTEIRYIRIVVLSVYSGSTAYFPRINITELTFWGDVR, via the coding sequence ATGAGAAATATTGAATATTATATTATCGCATTTTTATCTGTCATTACATTTTTGCGTTGCAAAGATATGAATTCTACTTACTTGGAGTATCTTGAAGGTGGCGAAATAATTTATGTAAGTAAAGCTGATTCTCTTGTGGCTCGTTCCGGATTAAATAGTGTAACACTTTCGTGGATACCTGGGGTTGACAATAAAGCGGTATACGCTAAGATCTATTGGAATAATCGAGAAGATTCGATGGAATACAATATCCCACCAAATCTCGATCGTATAAATGTTTCCATTGCTCTTCCCGAAGGTGCATACTCTTTCGAAGTATTTACTTTTGATGCATTAGGTAATAAGTCGATCGCGGCAACAGCAGAGGGCTCATCTTATGGTGATTACTACATGTCAACTTTAACTGACAGAGTAATCGAACGTTCCTCTTATAGGGTTATACATTGGGGTGAGCCTTATAATAATATGGCTGGAGTAGAGGTAGTATATAAAGATTTTGATGGTAAACTGAAAAAATTGTTCGTGAAGAATACCGAAAGTTATACGATTATTCCTGATTATAAATATTATTCGGAAATTCAATACAGAACTTTCTACTTTCCTGATGAAAATTCGGTTGATACATTTTTCACAGATTTTAAAACCGTAACACTTGACAGTATTGTCGATAGTAGTTGGTTTTTAAGATGGAATAACGAATTCTTTCCCTATAAACAGTTCGGTACTTATCCAATTGAACGAATGTGGGACGGTAATACAAATGCTGATTTCGGATATGTTTGGGAGGATGCGGTACTTCCAGCAAGTATTACTTTCGATATTGGTCAATTAGCTATATTGAAGAAAATGAGATTATTTTCCCATTATAATCCGTCTTTTCTGTACAAATATGGACATCTTAAACATTTTCAAGTATGGGGATCTCAAAATCCTAATGCATCATCGGCATTTGAAGATTGGATTTTTCTTGGTGAATTCAACTCACACAGGCCATCCGGTTTAGCTGATAATATTGCCCCAACACCCGAAGATCTGGCTTATGCCTCTCAAGGTGAGTATTTCAATTTAAATCAGACAAACACGGAGATACGATATATTCGTATAGTAGTGTTGTCAGTTTATAGTGGCTCAACAGCATACTTCCCTAGAATTAATATAACTGAACTTACGTTCTGGGGAGATGTAAGATGA
- a CDS encoding Gfo/Idh/MocA family protein, which yields MNRRKFMQSAVIGATAMTVAPRLAFSQSKLTKNKVRIGIIGGRFGAGFHFHDHPDCIVEAVSDLIPERLQKLKTVYKCDKSYPSLEKLIKDPKIDAVFIATGAPDHARHVIASLKAGKHVLCAVPAAMTLEECDDILNEVKRTGLTYMMAETSVWRQSMISVKKFYKEGAFGNIMSYAAQYNHPGLESLYIENGKKTWRYGLPPMLYPTHCTGFVVGLTKERLTEVTCIGWGDNDPVLRDNQYNNPFWNESALFKTNKGLSFHMEVNWKGALRSAERGEWHGDAMSVVMSHGAGSNTVLVKAGEKIVKDEGGFNVKANTVEQFTIPKWWETDMLPESLRYNSGHEGSHTFITHEFIDSIINDRTPEVDIYQALAMTAPGIVAHQSAIKGGELLKIPSFDK from the coding sequence ATGAACAGACGTAAATTTATGCAATCTGCAGTAATAGGTGCCACAGCGATGACTGTGGCACCGAGACTTGCTTTTTCCCAAAGTAAATTGACAAAAAACAAGGTAAGAATTGGAATTATTGGTGGTCGATTCGGTGCTGGATTTCACTTTCATGATCATCCTGATTGTATTGTAGAAGCAGTTTCAGATCTTATTCCGGAGAGGCTACAGAAATTGAAGACTGTATATAAGTGTGATAAAAGTTATCCAAGTCTCGAAAAACTCATTAAAGATCCAAAAATTGATGCCGTTTTCATTGCTACAGGTGCACCCGATCATGCAAGACATGTGATTGCTTCCTTAAAAGCGGGCAAACATGTATTATGCGCTGTGCCTGCTGCAATGACGCTTGAGGAATGTGATGATATACTGAATGAGGTTAAAAGAACAGGGTTAACATACATGATGGCAGAGACAAGTGTATGGAGACAAAGTATGATTTCCGTGAAAAAATTCTATAAGGAAGGTGCTTTTGGGAATATTATGAGTTATGCTGCTCAATATAATCATCCAGGACTCGAATCATTGTATATTGAGAATGGCAAAAAAACCTGGCGTTATGGATTGCCGCCAATGTTATATCCTACACACTGCACTGGTTTTGTTGTGGGTCTTACAAAAGAACGACTAACCGAGGTTACTTGTATTGGTTGGGGAGATAATGATCCTGTTCTGAGAGATAACCAATATAATAATCCGTTCTGGAATGAGTCAGCACTATTCAAAACGAATAAAGGACTGTCTTTTCATATGGAGGTAAATTGGAAAGGAGCTTTAAGAAGTGCGGAGCGTGGAGAATGGCATGGTGATGCGATGAGTGTTGTAATGTCTCATGGAGCAGGATCCAATACAGTATTGGTAAAGGCTGGTGAGAAGATCGTTAAAGATGAAGGCGGCTTTAATGTGAAAGCTAATACAGTGGAGCAGTTTACAATTCCTAAGTGGTGGGAAACAGATATGTTGCCTGAATCATTGCGTTACAACAGCGGACATGAAGGCTCACATACTTTTATCACGCATGAGTTTATTGATTCAATTATTAATGACAGAACGCCAGAAGTGGATATATATCAGGCTCTTGCAATGACTGCTCCTGGAATTGTGGCACATCAATCTGCTATTAAAGGTGGTGAACTGTTAAAAATACCTTCTTTTGATAAATAA
- a CDS encoding IS5 family transposase, translating to MIRYKSSRQLSISEFKMPFEAKLDENNRWVILSKIVPWEEFARLYYKNFKSNRGAPTKDARLVLGVIIIKHIMKSDDRGVIEMIQENPYMQYFLGLEAFTYEQVMTPSLLVSIRKRIDLDVFESLTDDLIRKGLKLKAGANQEVVDKDAKDEEDDNDDDPDPHPGNKGKLQMDATVCDADIKYPTDLDLLNESRQKAEELIDELCLKLGIKDKPRTYRRVARKDFLNVSKMKRKPANVLRKAIRKQINYLKRDVRTINGILDTIKDKPIPLDRRQLKYFFVIQHLLEQQETMYKKKSHQVEDRIVNIHQPHVRPIVRGKAKAKTEFGAKINISLLDGYARVDHFDWDAFNEGQDLQSQVERFRKLTGKYPELVQVDKIYLTRENRRFLKEKGIRFTGEPLGRKPAKEIKSRYQKRKERRETAERNQVEGKFGQGKRGYGLNDIRARLSSTSRSWIGAIIFVMNLIRHMRDIPLPYFVSLLQKLMIVRNINIYPLGPQMKLCA from the coding sequence ATGATACGATACAAGAGCTCCAGGCAGCTTTCAATTTCAGAGTTCAAGATGCCCTTTGAGGCAAAACTGGATGAGAATAACCGGTGGGTTATTCTTTCAAAAATAGTTCCCTGGGAAGAGTTCGCCCGGCTTTATTACAAGAACTTCAAAAGCAACCGGGGTGCCCCCACCAAAGATGCCAGGCTTGTGCTGGGAGTAATCATCATCAAGCACATCATGAAGAGTGACGACCGTGGAGTAATAGAGATGATACAGGAGAACCCCTACATGCAGTATTTTCTTGGTCTCGAAGCTTTCACCTATGAACAGGTGATGACACCGTCACTGCTGGTCTCCATCAGAAAGCGAATCGACCTTGATGTCTTTGAATCATTGACGGACGACTTGATAAGAAAAGGGTTGAAGCTAAAAGCCGGGGCAAATCAAGAAGTGGTTGACAAGGATGCGAAGGATGAAGAAGATGATAATGATGACGATCCCGATCCGCATCCCGGGAACAAGGGGAAGCTCCAAATGGATGCAACGGTCTGTGATGCGGATATCAAGTATCCCACCGATCTGGATCTGCTGAACGAGAGCCGCCAGAAGGCAGAAGAGCTGATCGATGAGTTGTGTTTGAAACTGGGTATTAAAGATAAACCCCGTACATACAGAAGGGTTGCACGCAAGGATTTTTTGAATGTGTCGAAAATGAAGAGAAAACCAGCCAACGTGTTACGAAAAGCGATACGCAAGCAGATCAACTACCTGAAACGGGATGTGCGGACTATCAACGGGATACTGGACACCATAAAGGATAAACCGATTCCCCTCGACCGGCGGCAACTAAAGTATTTTTTTGTCATCCAGCATCTGCTGGAACAACAGGAGACGATGTATAAGAAGAAGAGCCATCAAGTAGAAGATCGCATAGTGAACATTCATCAGCCACATGTTCGCCCCATCGTCCGTGGTAAAGCCAAGGCCAAGACGGAGTTTGGCGCCAAGATCAACATCAGCCTGCTGGATGGATATGCCAGGGTGGATCATTTTGACTGGGATGCCTTCAACGAGGGGCAGGATCTTCAGTCACAGGTTGAACGCTTCAGGAAGTTGACTGGGAAATATCCGGAGCTGGTTCAGGTGGATAAGATATATCTTACCCGGGAGAACAGGCGGTTTTTGAAAGAGAAAGGAATCCGCTTCACCGGGGAGCCACTGGGACGAAAGCCGGCAAAAGAGATCAAGAGCAGATACCAAAAACGTAAAGAGCGACGAGAGACGGCGGAACGCAACCAGGTTGAAGGGAAGTTTGGACAGGGCAAGCGTGGATATGGTTTAAATGATATCCGGGCCAGACTCTCCTCGACGTCAAGGAGTTGGATAGGGGCTATCATTTTTGTGATGAATCTGATCCGGCATATGAGGGATATTCCCTTACCTTATTTTGTCTCGTTACTACAGAAGTTAATGATAGTGAGAAATATAAACATTTATCCACTCGGGCCACAAATGAAATTGTGTGCCTGA
- a CDS encoding DUF5000 domain-containing lipoprotein produces MKPKILLFLLVIFSLIFTGCKEEYPGPLYEDESIPSPVENVQVKNIPGGARLKYTLPESENILYVKAVYEYPEGNIRNVISSAYTDTLLINGIGDTKEIEIELYCVNRSEQESEPVKVKINPLTPPVKLIRESFVMQETFGGVMVSFTNPTRADVVLTIMINNDNEWQPLETLYTNKDQGAFAARGQDSVLAEFGVFVKDRWNNRSDTLIMYLKPLFETQIPPPTPIYSLFNDYNKFYNNYTYSYLFDGIYGDPAATNYAGTLLNSPASKLPQSFTFDFGKPTEISRYKYWMRTNSYFNFGSPEIWEIWGANELDADWSKWTFISEFKAVKPSGLPVGTLSAEDRATAEAGLDFEFPVGTPRYRYLRWKTTKNFGSVDYVQFTELIFWGNQN; encoded by the coding sequence ATGAAACCAAAAATATTATTATTTCTCCTTGTTATATTTTCTCTTATATTTACTGGATGTAAAGAAGAATATCCCGGTCCGCTTTATGAAGACGAATCAATTCCGTCTCCGGTTGAAAATGTACAAGTAAAGAATATACCCGGGGGGGCAAGATTAAAATATACCCTTCCTGAAAGTGAAAATATTTTATATGTGAAGGCAGTTTATGAGTATCCTGAAGGCAACATACGAAATGTAATATCCTCCGCGTATACGGATACTCTTCTGATTAATGGGATTGGAGATACAAAAGAAATTGAAATAGAATTGTATTGTGTCAATCGAAGTGAGCAAGAATCTGAACCTGTCAAAGTAAAGATAAATCCATTAACACCTCCTGTAAAATTAATTAGGGAGTCGTTTGTAATGCAGGAAACTTTTGGAGGTGTAATGGTATCTTTCACCAATCCTACAAGAGCTGACGTGGTACTTACCATAATGATAAATAATGATAATGAATGGCAACCCCTGGAAACACTATATACGAATAAGGATCAAGGTGCTTTTGCTGCGAGAGGACAAGATTCTGTTTTAGCAGAGTTTGGTGTATTTGTAAAGGACAGGTGGAACAATAGATCGGATACTTTAATAATGTATTTAAAACCATTATTCGAGACTCAAATTCCACCTCCAACACCTATATATTCACTATTCAATGATTATAATAAGTTTTATAATAATTATACATACAGTTATCTTTTTGATGGAATTTATGGGGATCCAGCAGCAACAAACTACGCAGGCACATTATTAAATTCTCCAGCATCAAAATTACCACAATCTTTTACGTTTGACTTTGGGAAACCTACTGAAATAAGTCGTTATAAATATTGGATGAGAACAAATAGTTATTTCAATTTTGGGTCTCCTGAGATTTGGGAGATTTGGGGAGCCAATGAATTGGACGCTGACTGGAGTAAATGGACATTCATATCAGAATTTAAGGCTGTTAAACCATCGGGGCTACCTGTTGGCACTTTAAGCGCAGAGGATCGTGCAACAGCAGAAGCTGGTCTCGACTTTGAGTTTCCTGTCGGAACTCCCAGATATCGTTATCTTAGGTGGAAAACTACTAAGAATTTTGGCAGTGTAGATTATGTACAATTCACTGAACTAATTTTTTGGGGTAATCAGAATTAA
- a CDS encoding SusC/RagA family TonB-linked outer membrane protein — translation MKRKMNLLKKLIFLIFLFMQLLNCLHLKANRRYGEINTKYHNIIQQNKVIKGKVVDGAGIPLPGVTITIIGSSKGVITDLDGLYSIEAKSTDKLLFSFVGLESKIIEIKDQSVIDVVLEEKVDELDEVLVVAFGKQKKTDVIGSVSTITPKDLKIPSSNLTTSLAGRLAGIISYQRSGEPGRDNAEFFIRGVTTFGYKKDPLILIDGIELNSTELARLQPDDILSFSIMKDATATALYGARGANGVILVTTKEGKEGSIKVNLRYESSLSSPTRNLQLADPITYMRLENEAVVTRDPLGFQPNSDSKIDNTIAGTNPLVYPATDWRKEVFKDNALNHRLNFNLSGGGKIARYYIAGTFNQDNGILKVDSRNNFNSNIDLKSYALRSNININPTETTEIGVRLYGTFDDYKGPIYSGSQMYERVMRSNPVKFPAFFPVDEDHLHVGHIMFGGSSMGSYINPYADLIKGYKEYSKSLMLAQFELKQDLSFLTEGLALRGLFNTNRESYFDVSRSYVPFLYEVSTYDKYSDSYKLSLINPNTGTEYLGYSEGDKIVKSTTYLESALNYVKVIDRKHNFNGMLVFIMRNYLEGNASSLVKSLPYRNIGLSGRGTYSYDNRYFLEYNFGYNGSERFYKDKRFGFFPSAGAAWTISNEEFWKPMEPYINKLKLRATYGLVGNDAIGTAEDRFFYLSSVSMNDASHGAKFGRDYAYGQNGIFVTRYDNRDITWETSKKTNLALELGLFNQFDIQMEYFNEYRENILMTRANIPTTMGLSAPMRANVGEASSSGVDLSLDYSYMFNKDAWITGRCNFTYATSKYEKIEEPEYDEKNLSKIGFSLSQEWGYIAERLFIDESDVANSPVQNFGIYGPGDIKYRDVNGDGQITTLDRVPIGYPTQPEIIYGFGVSTGIRNLDFSFFFQGSALSSFWINYNSSTAPFVNGNQVIRVC, via the coding sequence AATAAAGTTATTAAAGGAAAAGTTGTAGACGGTGCTGGAATTCCACTCCCTGGGGTAACAATAACAATTATCGGTTCATCCAAAGGAGTAATAACAGATTTGGATGGCCTATACTCAATTGAAGCCAAATCGACAGATAAACTATTATTTTCATTTGTAGGACTAGAATCGAAAATAATTGAAATTAAGGATCAATCAGTAATAGATGTGGTACTAGAGGAAAAGGTAGATGAACTGGATGAGGTACTTGTTGTTGCGTTTGGTAAGCAGAAGAAAACAGATGTGATAGGCTCTGTTAGTACCATTACTCCGAAAGATCTTAAAATTCCATCCAGCAATTTAACCACCTCATTAGCAGGAAGATTGGCGGGAATTATATCATATCAGAGAAGTGGTGAGCCTGGGCGGGATAATGCAGAGTTTTTTATTAGAGGTGTCACTACATTTGGTTATAAAAAGGATCCGTTGATTCTTATTGATGGGATAGAATTAAATTCAACAGAATTGGCAAGACTTCAGCCGGATGATATTTTAAGTTTTTCGATTATGAAGGATGCTACCGCTACCGCGTTGTATGGTGCACGAGGTGCGAATGGCGTAATTCTGGTAACCACAAAAGAGGGAAAAGAAGGATCCATAAAAGTGAATTTACGTTATGAGAGTTCACTTTCATCACCAACTAGAAATCTTCAGTTAGCGGATCCTATAACTTATATGCGATTGGAAAATGAAGCAGTTGTAACCCGCGATCCACTTGGTTTTCAACCCAATTCAGATAGTAAAATTGACAATACCATTGCCGGGACAAATCCATTGGTCTATCCTGCTACAGACTGGCGAAAAGAGGTTTTTAAAGACAATGCACTCAATCATCGCTTGAATTTCAATTTATCAGGTGGAGGGAAAATTGCCCGCTATTATATTGCAGGTACATTCAATCAAGATAACGGCATACTAAAGGTAGACAGCAGAAATAATTTTAATAGCAATATTGACTTAAAGAGCTATGCATTGCGTTCAAACATAAATATTAATCCAACTGAGACCACTGAAATTGGTGTGAGATTGTATGGGACATTCGATGATTATAAGGGGCCTATATATAGTGGATCTCAAATGTATGAAAGAGTAATGCGAAGCAATCCTGTGAAGTTCCCGGCTTTTTTTCCTGTAGATGAAGATCATCTGCATGTTGGGCATATAATGTTTGGAGGAAGCTCCATGGGTAGTTATATTAATCCATATGCGGATTTAATTAAAGGGTATAAAGAATACTCAAAATCGCTAATGCTGGCTCAGTTTGAATTAAAGCAAGATTTGTCATTCCTAACAGAAGGTTTAGCTCTGAGAGGTTTATTTAACACGAACAGAGAGTCCTATTTTGATGTTTCAAGAAGTTATGTGCCTTTTTTATACGAGGTGAGTACCTATGATAAATATTCTGATTCCTATAAGCTATCACTTATTAATCCTAACACAGGTACAGAGTATCTGGGATATAGCGAGGGTGACAAGATTGTTAAATCTACGACCTATTTGGAATCAGCATTAAATTATGTCAAGGTGATTGACCGGAAACATAATTTTAACGGAATGCTTGTATTTATCATGCGTAATTATCTTGAGGGCAATGCCTCCTCCTTGGTAAAATCACTGCCCTATAGAAATATAGGTTTGTCCGGTAGAGGTACCTACTCTTATGATAACCGTTATTTCTTGGAATATAATTTTGGGTATAATGGATCTGAACGCTTTTACAAAGATAAAAGATTCGGTTTCTTCCCCTCTGCAGGTGCTGCCTGGACGATATCAAATGAAGAGTTTTGGAAGCCAATGGAACCATATATTAATAAACTGAAGTTAAGAGCAACATACGGACTTGTTGGAAATGATGCTATTGGAACTGCTGAAGATAGATTTTTTTATTTGTCATCTGTCTCAATGAACGATGCTTCACATGGGGCTAAATTTGGAAGAGATTATGCATATGGGCAAAATGGTATTTTCGTCACAAGATATGATAATAGAGATATTACATGGGAAACATCCAAAAAAACAAATTTGGCATTAGAGTTAGGGTTGTTCAATCAATTTGATATTCAGATGGAATATTTCAATGAATACCGAGAAAATATATTAATGACCAGAGCAAATATTCCAACAACAATGGGTCTTTCCGCTCCAATGAGGGCAAATGTTGGAGAAGCATCATCAAGTGGCGTTGATCTCTCTCTCGATTATTCATATATGTTTAATAAGGATGCCTGGATAACAGGAAGATGCAATTTTACATATGCTACAAGTAAATATGAAAAGATTGAGGAACCGGAATATGATGAAAAAAATCTTTCTAAAATTGGATTCTCATTGTCACAAGAATGGGGATATATTGCCGAACGCTTGTTCATAGACGAAAGTGATGTGGCTAATTCGCCGGTCCAGAATTTTGGAATATATGGTCCGGGTGATATTAAATACAGAGATGTAAACGGTGATGGACAAATAACCACACTTGATAGAGTCCCAATCGGGTATCCGACACAACCAGAAATTATTTATGGATTTGGGGTATCAACAGGTATTCGAAATCTTGACTTCTCATTCTTCTTTCAAGGATCGGCCTTGTCATCATTTTGGATTAATTATAATAGTTCTACCGCGCCATTTGTAAATGGAAATCAAGTAATTAGGGTTTGCTGA